In the genome of Monodelphis domestica isolate mMonDom1 chromosome 2, mMonDom1.pri, whole genome shotgun sequence, one region contains:
- the LOC100017393 gene encoding C-C motif chemokine 4-like gives MKISVVALSIFMVMAFSSLALSVPMGSDPPTSCCFSYVSQQIHRKFVTDYYETSSLCSQPAVVFQTKRGRQLCANPSDAWVQTYMEELELN, from the exons ATGAAGATCTCTGTGGTTGCCCTCTCCATCTTCATGGTCATGGCCTTCAGCTCTCTGGCATTATCTGTACCAA TGGGCTCTGACCCTCCCACCTCCTGCTGCTTCTCCTATGTCAGCCAACAGATCCACAGAAAATTTGTGACAGACTATTATGAGACCAGCAGCCTGTGTTCCCAGCCAGCTGTGGT GTTCCAGACCAAGAGAGGCCGTCAGTTGTGTGCCAACCCCAGTGATGCCTGGGTTCAGACCTATATGGAGGAACTGGAGCTGAACTGA